In Deltaproteobacteria bacterium, a single window of DNA contains:
- a CDS encoding metal-dependent hydrolase has translation MGSYRTHTIGGMLSFAGCIAALAFLSSTEISIEKGLALFAITLMAALFPDIDTDSKGQNLFYSIFLLLDVYFILGKNYRYAAILGLLVMIPVVSRHRGWTHTLWAMVLIPAPILFLPWLLLGAELSKLVIYYVCAVAGYFSHLVIDGKYT, from the coding sequence ATGGGATCCTATCGAACTCACACCATAGGAGGAATGCTGTCGTTCGCCGGCTGCATAGCGGCGCTCGCATTCCTTTCGTCAACCGAGATTTCTATCGAGAAAGGTCTGGCCCTGTTTGCCATCACTCTGATGGCGGCCCTATTTCCGGATATCGACACGGACAGCAAAGGACAGAATCTGTTCTATTCTATATTCCTGCTATTGGATGTGTATTTCATCCTCGGCAAAAACTACAGGTACGCCGCCATTCTCGGCTTGCTGGTCATGATTCCCGTCGTAAGCAGGCACCGCGGCTGGACTCATACTTTATGGGCGATGGTGCTGATCCCGGCGCCCATACTCTTTCTGCCATGGCTTCTGCTCGGCGCGGAACTCTCCAAACTGGTCATCTATTACGTGTGCGCCGTGGCGGGGTATTTCTCACACCTGGTCATCGATGGTAAGTATACATGA
- a CDS encoding glycosyltransferase family 2 protein produces the protein MEPRAPLVSIITATYNRGNVLCYTIAGVRRSRFTDWEMIVVGDACTDDTEERVASFNDSRIRFFNLEKNFGDQGGPNNEGLRHARGRYVAYLSHDDLWSPDHLQTALTGIEESGADLVFTLGIAVSAGNSNQLLGAVPSDCYQPIITIPASLWMARRELLVEIGPWKHPRECYVSPSQDLLLRAWRAGKKIRRIPKPTVIAIQAGSRPGVYARREFEEDRAYFERMRDEADFWEKELLNIALHRSISSEDLLTGAHFRRGIINLLKRIGVKFGIAPVELVGYLLYRRKGGFINSWRRRIGLSKLD, from the coding sequence ATGGAACCAAGGGCTCCTCTCGTTTCCATTATCACTGCAACGTACAACCGCGGCAACGTGCTCTGTTACACCATTGCAGGCGTGAGGCGTTCGAGGTTCACCGATTGGGAAATGATCGTGGTTGGAGATGCCTGCACGGACGACACCGAGGAACGGGTGGCTTCTTTCAATGATTCCCGCATTCGCTTCTTCAATCTGGAGAAAAACTTCGGAGACCAGGGGGGACCGAACAACGAAGGTCTCCGCCACGCCCGAGGACGTTACGTCGCGTATCTCAGTCATGACGATTTGTGGAGTCCGGACCATCTGCAGACGGCGCTGACCGGCATCGAAGAAAGCGGGGCGGACCTTGTTTTTACCCTGGGAATTGCCGTCTCGGCCGGAAATTCGAACCAACTCCTGGGCGCGGTTCCAAGCGATTGCTATCAACCCATTATCACCATTCCGGCGTCTCTCTGGATGGCGAGGCGGGAATTACTCGTGGAGATCGGACCCTGGAAACATCCCAGAGAGTGCTATGTATCCCCGTCGCAAGACTTGTTGTTGAGGGCGTGGAGGGCGGGAAAAAAGATCCGCCGGATTCCCAAGCCGACGGTCATCGCCATACAGGCAGGCTCTCGTCCCGGAGTATATGCCCGTCGCGAGTTCGAGGAGGACCGAGCTTACTTCGAACGGATGCGGGACGAGGCGGATTTCTGGGAAAAGGAGTTGCTGAATATCGCCCTGCATCGGTCCATCTCTTCGGAGGATCTCCTTACAGGGGCTCATTTCAGACGAGGAATCATTAACCTTCTCAAGAGGATCGGTGTCAAGTTCGGTATTGCACCGGTGGAATTGGTGGGCTATCTGCTGTATCGTCGAAAGGGAGGCTTCATCAACTCCTGGCGCAGGAGGATCGGCCTGTCGAAACTGGATTGA
- a CDS encoding BrnT family toxin: MVDDDLIMQWAGFEWDEGNLLKNWEKHGVSAGECEQVFFNRPLIAGSDEKHSEQEARLFALGHTDSGRLLFVVFTTRSNRIRIISARDMSRRPESIIRPTFIRLCYIYTQHPCPANRSRSANPSRFESSLASTPT; the protein is encoded by the coding sequence ATGGTTGATGACGACCTGATAATGCAATGGGCCGGATTCGAGTGGGACGAAGGAAACCTGCTGAAAAATTGGGAAAAACATGGTGTTTCAGCAGGCGAATGTGAACAGGTTTTTTTCAATAGACCGCTGATTGCGGGTTCTGACGAAAAGCATTCTGAACAGGAGGCGCGGCTCTTTGCTCTGGGGCATACGGATTCCGGCAGGCTCTTGTTTGTTGTATTTACGACTCGTAGTAACCGTATTCGAATTATTTCGGCAAGAGACATGAGTCGGCGCCCCGAATCGATAATACGCCCGACTTTCATAAGATTGTGCTATATCTATACGCAACATCCATGCCCCGCCAATCGATCAAGATCAGCCAACCCATCCCGATTCGAATCTTCCCTGGCTTCTACGCCGACGTAG
- a CDS encoding DNA-directed RNA polymerase subunit alpha → MHKNWRELIRPKRLEIDEESHTERYAKFECEPLERGFGLTVGNALRRILLSSLQGAAIVSVRIDDVSHEFSTINGMVEDITDVILNLKQIRLKMHGEGPREMSLNLSGEKEVTAADIESDGTIDILNPEQHIATLTKDGHLRMAMTVNMGKGYVSAERNKDEDDPVGTIPMDAGFSPIEKVNYRVINTRVGQITDYDKLILEIWTNGSVLPEDALAYSAKILKEQMSVFINFEEEEEPTEEVEEEESEVENEHLYRTVDELELSVRSANCLKNASITYIGELVQKSENEMLKTKNFGRKSLNEIKEILTDMGLSLGMKLSNWPSKEFLDKKRRELEQ, encoded by the coding sequence ATGCATAAAAACTGGAGAGAATTGATCAGGCCGAAGCGCCTTGAGATCGATGAGGAGTCGCATACCGAGCGTTACGCCAAATTCGAGTGTGAACCTCTCGAGAGAGGATTCGGACTCACCGTTGGTAACGCACTCCGACGCATTTTGCTCTCTTCGCTGCAGGGCGCTGCCATCGTCTCCGTTCGAATCGATGATGTCAGTCACGAGTTTTCTACGATCAACGGAATGGTGGAAGACATCACGGACGTTATCCTGAATTTGAAGCAGATTCGCTTGAAGATGCATGGCGAAGGTCCCAGGGAGATGTCTCTGAATCTCTCGGGAGAGAAGGAAGTGACGGCGGCTGATATCGAGTCGGATGGCACAATTGACATTCTGAATCCGGAGCAGCACATTGCGACCTTGACCAAAGATGGACATCTTCGAATGGCGATGACCGTAAACATGGGCAAAGGATATGTGTCGGCCGAACGAAACAAAGATGAAGACGATCCTGTGGGAACGATTCCCATGGATGCCGGCTTCTCTCCCATTGAAAAGGTCAACTACCGTGTCATCAACACGCGGGTCGGTCAGATTACGGACTACGATAAGCTTATTCTTGAGATATGGACGAACGGCAGCGTGTTGCCCGAAGATGCACTCGCGTACTCTGCCAAGATCCTCAAGGAGCAGATGAGCGTCTTTATAAACTTCGAAGAGGAAGAAGAGCCGACCGAGGAAGTGGAAGAGGAAGAATCCGAGGTCGAGAACGAACATCTGTATCGAACCGTGGACGAATTGGAACTCTCGGTCAGATCGGCGAATTGCCTGAAAAATGCGAGCATTACTTATATCGGAGAACTGGTTCAAAAATCAGAAAACGAAATGCTGAAGACCAAGAATTTCGGCCGAAAGTCCCTGAATGAGATCAAAGAGATTTTGACCGACATGGGGCTGTCCTTGGGCATGAAGCTATCCAATTGGCCGTCCAAGGAGTTTCTTGATAAAAAGAGAAGGGAATTGGAACAATGA
- the groL gene encoding chaperonin GroEL (60 kDa chaperone family; promotes refolding of misfolded polypeptides especially under stressful conditions; forms two stacked rings of heptamers to form a barrel-shaped 14mer; ends can be capped by GroES; misfolded proteins enter the barrel where they are refolded when GroES binds), which translates to MSAKEIKYDAVAREKIMRGVDTLANAVKVTLGPKGRNVILEKSWGSPTITKDGVTVAKEIELEDRFENMGAQMVKEVASKTSDVAGDGTTTATLLAQSLFREGAKLVVAGVNPMALKRGIEKGVQVTVDELKKMSKSTKDKKEIAQVGTISANNDKTIGEIISEAMEKVGKEGVITVEEAKGMETTLDIVEGMQFDRGYLSPYFVTDPEKMEATLDGPYILLHEKKIGSMKDLLPVLEQIAKMGRPLLIIAEDVEGEALATLVVNKLRGTLKVAAVKAPGFGDRRKAMLQDIAVLTGGQVVSEDLGIKLENIALNDLGSCKRISIDKDNTTIVDGAGSKADLEGRVRQIRAQIDETTSDYDREKLQERLAKLIGGVAVINVGAATETEMKEKKARVEDALNATRAAVEEGIVPGGGVALLRCVGALEALKLGGDEQYGVNILKRSLEEPLRQIANNAGFEGSVVVNKVKENSGAFGFDAESAEYKDLIEAGIIDPTKVTRFALQNAASVASLLLTTEAMVAEKPEDKEAFGGMPGGAPGMGGMGGMGGGMGMGM; encoded by the coding sequence ATGTCGGCCAAAGAGATTAAGTATGACGCCGTCGCGCGTGAAAAAATCATGCGCGGCGTGGACACGCTGGCCAATGCCGTCAAGGTGACGCTTGGTCCAAAGGGCAGAAACGTAATCCTGGAGAAATCCTGGGGTTCTCCGACCATTACCAAAGATGGCGTAACGGTCGCTAAGGAAATTGAACTGGAAGACAGATTCGAGAACATGGGCGCACAGATGGTCAAGGAAGTGGCTTCCAAGACTTCCGACGTGGCCGGTGATGGAACCACGACGGCTACGTTGCTTGCGCAGTCCCTGTTCCGTGAAGGCGCCAAATTGGTGGTCGCGGGAGTGAATCCCATGGCGCTTAAGAGAGGCATTGAAAAGGGCGTGCAGGTGACCGTGGACGAGCTGAAAAAAATGTCAAAGTCCACCAAAGACAAGAAAGAAATCGCCCAGGTTGGGACCATTTCCGCCAATAACGATAAAACCATCGGTGAGATCATTTCCGAAGCCATGGAGAAAGTGGGCAAGGAAGGCGTTATCACCGTGGAAGAAGCCAAGGGCATGGAGACCACGCTGGATATCGTCGAAGGTATGCAGTTCGATCGTGGATACCTTTCGCCCTATTTTGTGACGGATCCCGAGAAGATGGAGGCAACGCTCGACGGCCCGTACATTCTTTTGCACGAGAAGAAGATCGGCAGCATGAAAGACCTGCTGCCCGTGCTCGAGCAGATTGCCAAGATGGGAAGACCCCTACTCATCATTGCCGAGGATGTGGAAGGCGAAGCACTGGCCACCCTGGTGGTGAACAAGTTACGCGGCACCCTGAAAGTGGCCGCCGTAAAAGCTCCCGGTTTCGGGGATCGCCGGAAAGCCATGCTGCAGGACATCGCCGTACTGACAGGTGGACAGGTGGTCTCCGAGGATCTGGGCATCAAGCTGGAAAACATCGCCCTCAACGATCTGGGTAGCTGCAAGCGAATCAGCATTGACAAAGACAACACCACCATCGTGGACGGAGCCGGCAGCAAGGCCGATCTGGAAGGTCGGGTACGACAGATCCGGGCTCAGATCGATGAAACCACATCCGACTACGACCGCGAAAAGCTGCAGGAACGGTTGGCCAAATTGATCGGCGGTGTGGCCGTGATCAACGTGGGCGCCGCCACCGAGACCGAGATGAAAGAGAAGAAGGCTCGGGTGGAAGACGCGCTGAACGCCACTCGGGCGGCTGTGGAAGAGGGCATTGTACCTGGAGGCGGAGTAGCGTTGCTCCGTTGCGTCGGCGCCCTGGAAGCGCTGAAACTGGGTGGCGACGAGCAATACGGCGTGAACATACTCAAGCGCTCCTTGGAAGAGCCGCTGCGTCAGATCGCAAACAACGCGGGCTTCGAAGGTTCCGTGGTCGTGAACAAGGTCAAAGAGAACTCCGGTGCGTTTGGTTTCGATGCCGAAAGCGCGGAGTACAAAGACCTCATCGAAGCCGGCATTATAGACCCCACCAAAGTCACGCGGTTTGCCCTGCAGAACGCGGCGTCCGTCGCTTCGCTCTTGCTTACAACCGAAGCCATGGTGGCGGAGAAACCGGAGGATAAGGAAGCCTTCGGAGGCATGCCCGGTGGTGCTCCCGGTATGGGCGGCATGGGCGGTATGGGCGGCGGCATGGGAATGGGTATGTAA
- a CDS encoding radical SAM protein, translated as MIARLLENSLSFIHGHPLVKNSRMAQYCWGHLAALQGFYYDHRKFANAIALENTTACNRTCPYCPHFWQERARKTMSEALLRKIVQDLSDFDYKGSIIFAPFGEPLLDDRLPLFVGHIKKKLRNCTVTVLTNGDLLTLEKFNRLDDSGVDCFAISDHFGIHDDRYVMADPIAAIETFLILNEADRKKLTFYDSNYEKIKRLDRFHDRCGLIVLEDSISQEKLFRTCEFTESILTINYKGDVLLCGRQWTNEPSFGNAGTEHLKDVWKKRKFRRIRKNLRKGVFELELCKNCKHGYMPDPARIKELKAAHANRTSN; from the coding sequence ATGATCGCTCGTCTGCTCGAAAATTCTCTAAGCTTCATTCATGGGCACCCCCTTGTGAAGAACAGCAGAATGGCACAGTACTGCTGGGGTCATCTGGCCGCCTTACAGGGGTTCTATTACGACCACAGAAAGTTTGCGAATGCGATAGCCCTGGAAAATACGACAGCCTGCAATCGAACGTGTCCTTATTGCCCGCACTTCTGGCAGGAGAGGGCCAGGAAGACCATGAGCGAGGCGCTTCTGCGAAAGATTGTGCAAGATCTAAGTGACTTCGATTATAAGGGAAGCATTATTTTCGCTCCTTTTGGAGAACCGCTCCTGGATGATCGGCTCCCGCTCTTTGTCGGCCATATAAAGAAAAAGCTGCGGAACTGTACAGTTACCGTACTTACGAATGGGGACCTGTTGACCCTTGAAAAATTCAATCGACTGGATGACTCGGGTGTAGATTGTTTTGCCATATCGGATCATTTTGGCATTCATGATGATAGGTATGTAATGGCCGATCCGATAGCCGCCATTGAGACCTTTCTAATCTTAAACGAAGCCGATCGCAAGAAGTTGACCTTCTACGACAGCAACTATGAAAAGATAAAAAGACTGGACAGATTCCATGATCGATGCGGCTTGATCGTCCTTGAGGATAGTATATCTCAAGAGAAGCTCTTTAGAACATGCGAATTCACCGAAAGCATATTGACAATAAATTATAAAGGGGATGTGTTGCTATGTGGACGACAATGGACGAATGAACCGTCGTTCGGCAATGCAGGAACGGAACACCTTAAAGACGTATGGAAGAAAAGGAAGTTCAGGAGAATTCGCAAGAACCTCAGGAAGGGTGTTTTTGAACTCGAGTTATGCAAGAATTGCAAACACGGGTACATGCCGGATCCGGCGCGTATCAAAGAGCTGAAAGCAGCACATGCGAACCGGACTTCAAACTGA
- the groES gene encoding co-chaperone GroES produces MEVKPLNDRVLVLRVESEEKTAGGIIIPDAAKEKPQQGKVIAAGPGKLNDKGERIPLGVKKGDTVLFGKYSGTEITIDGVEHSIMREEELLAIVEK; encoded by the coding sequence ATGGAAGTAAAGCCACTAAATGATCGGGTATTGGTTCTTCGTGTCGAATCCGAAGAGAAAACGGCGGGTGGAATCATCATTCCGGATGCCGCGAAAGAAAAGCCCCAACAGGGGAAAGTGATTGCAGCAGGCCCGGGAAAACTGAATGACAAGGGTGAGCGCATCCCTCTGGGAGTGAAAAAAGGCGACACCGTCTTGTTCGGCAAATATTCGGGTACCGAAATCACCATCGACGGAGTCGAACACTCCATCATGCGTGAAGAGGAATTACTGGCCATAGTAGAGAAATAA
- a CDS encoding MFS transporter, with amino-acid sequence MPQSGSSSQEPSSLRSQIGVLLMIAGLFLLNFLSRLILSPLVPAVEEDLGITHSRAGVLFLAASMGYCSGLLFSGFISSRLTHRQTIILSSSSVGLILVATSFAETFWVLALCVLLLGLAAGPHLPSGLATITTLVDKKDWGKALSIHELAPNFGFIIAPIFAEALLTLTGWQSAFGVLGPVVLLMSLGFAFFGRGGDFHGEALRPKTILGLMRRGSFWVMLLFFGLGIGGSLAVYNMVPLYLVAEHGMSRSSANTLLAFSRILGLAAAFLAGWATDRLGAKKSIGISFLTTGLLTLLLGLAPSEWAIWIVFLQPTAAVTFFPPGFAALSLIGSPTERNVVVSMIVPFGFLLGSGVVSAFIGFCGDMGSFSLGISVFGAVILCSLGLLRYLRFHE; translated from the coding sequence ATGCCGCAATCGGGCTCCAGTTCTCAAGAACCTTCTTCGTTACGCTCTCAAATCGGCGTCTTGCTCATGATCGCCGGGCTCTTTCTGTTGAATTTTCTCTCTCGGCTGATTCTGAGTCCCCTCGTCCCCGCAGTGGAGGAAGATCTCGGAATCACTCACAGCAGAGCAGGCGTTCTGTTTCTGGCGGCCTCAATGGGGTATTGTTCGGGGCTGCTTTTTTCCGGGTTCATTTCTTCCAGATTGACACACCGGCAAACCATCATCCTTTCTTCTTCCTCCGTGGGGCTGATCCTCGTTGCCACCTCTTTCGCCGAGACTTTTTGGGTCCTGGCCCTATGCGTACTGTTGCTGGGCCTGGCCGCCGGACCTCACTTACCCTCCGGCCTCGCTACCATAACGACTCTGGTGGATAAAAAAGACTGGGGCAAAGCGCTATCCATACACGAACTGGCGCCGAACTTCGGTTTTATCATAGCTCCTATTTTTGCAGAAGCCCTATTGACTTTGACCGGCTGGCAGAGCGCTTTCGGCGTACTGGGCCCCGTAGTCCTGTTAATGAGTCTTGGATTTGCCTTTTTTGGCAGGGGAGGCGACTTCCACGGAGAGGCGCTTCGCCCTAAAACGATCTTGGGACTGATGAGGAGAGGTTCTTTCTGGGTGATGCTTTTGTTTTTCGGCCTCGGAATCGGAGGCAGCCTCGCCGTCTACAACATGGTGCCTTTGTACCTTGTGGCGGAACACGGAATGAGCCGAAGCTCGGCCAATACACTTTTGGCGTTCTCTCGTATTCTCGGACTGGCTGCGGCGTTTCTTGCCGGGTGGGCCACAGATCGACTGGGAGCCAAGAAGTCGATTGGAATCTCGTTTCTTACTACCGGCCTGCTGACCCTGCTCCTTGGTCTCGCTCCTTCGGAATGGGCCATATGGATCGTGTTTCTTCAACCAACCGCGGCCGTCACTTTTTTTCCCCCGGGATTCGCCGCCCTTTCTCTAATAGGATCGCCAACCGAACGAAACGTCGTGGTCTCGATGATCGTGCCTTTCGGATTTCTACTGGGAAGCGGCGTGGTGTCCGCTTTCATCGGCTTCTGCGGTGACATGGGCTCCTTCTCACTCGGAATCAGCGTGTTCGGTGCGGTGATTCTGTGTTCTCTGGGGCTGCTCCGCTATCTACGATTCCATGAGTAG
- the rplQ gene encoding 50S ribosomal protein L17, which yields MRHRYAGRKLNVTTSHRIAMLRNMVTSLFEHERIVTTDARAKELRILADRMVTLAKRGDLHARRQALAVIRSKSVAAKLFDEIGKRFAERMGGYVRVIKKGNRVGDGAPISIVELVTESISDEKKKKGKKKRLMGRLARKKKEETSVASETVQESGKKPSAKTEAEPEKAAPVAGTQTESQATKPEPEQQTGTEPAAESTSTDAGGSESAEKK from the coding sequence ATGAGACACCGCTATGCCGGGCGTAAACTGAACGTAACTACGTCCCACCGAATAGCCATGTTGCGCAACATGGTGACTTCCCTTTTTGAACACGAGCGGATCGTGACAACGGACGCCCGGGCCAAGGAGCTGAGAATCCTCGCGGATAGAATGGTGACATTGGCCAAACGGGGAGACCTCCACGCACGCCGCCAAGCTCTGGCGGTCATCCGCAGCAAATCCGTAGCCGCCAAACTCTTTGACGAGATCGGGAAGCGGTTTGCAGAACGTATGGGGGGCTATGTCCGGGTTATCAAAAAAGGTAATCGAGTGGGGGACGGCGCTCCCATTTCCATCGTCGAGCTTGTAACTGAAAGCATCTCCGACGAAAAAAAGAAAAAGGGCAAGAAGAAAAGACTGATGGGGCGGCTGGCCAGAAAGAAGAAGGAAGAAACATCCGTCGCTTCTGAAACAGTACAGGAATCCGGGAAAAAACCATCCGCGAAAACCGAAGCCGAGCCGGAGAAAGCTGCGCCTGTGGCAGGAACACAGACGGAGTCGCAAGCAACTAAGCCTGAACCGGAGCAGCAGACCGGTACGGAGCCGGCGGCCGAGTCGACGTCAACGGATGCGGGTGGATCTGAGAGCGCAGAGAAGAAGTAA
- a CDS encoding AAA family ATPase has translation MHVLSVSLFHKQFPTKDLYPFNLAVLRQTARLVFPSRVTFFVGENGTGKSTLLEALARECGVHIWEAGLQRRGRTGNPYEQDLYKYIKAEWSNGRVPGSFFASDLFRDFTQILDDWATGDPGVLDYFGGEPLTNKSHGQSLMAFFRSRYKIKGVYFLDEPETALSPKSQLELAALLKEMSCAGHAQFVIATHSPILLACPGAAIYSFDSVPVSNIAYEDTDHYRIYKAFLEDASRFLG, from the coding sequence ATGCATGTGCTCAGTGTTTCATTGTTTCACAAGCAGTTTCCCACCAAGGATCTGTATCCATTTAACCTGGCGGTTCTTCGACAAACCGCCCGTCTGGTGTTTCCTTCTCGGGTAACGTTTTTCGTCGGAGAGAACGGAACGGGGAAATCCACGCTTCTGGAGGCGTTGGCGAGGGAGTGCGGGGTGCACATATGGGAAGCGGGTCTTCAGCGGCGGGGCCGGACCGGGAACCCTTACGAACAGGATCTGTACAAATACATAAAAGCCGAGTGGAGTAACGGAAGAGTGCCCGGTTCGTTTTTTGCGTCGGATCTATTTCGTGATTTCACACAAATTCTGGACGACTGGGCCACCGGGGACCCGGGCGTGCTGGACTACTTCGGCGGCGAGCCGTTGACGAACAAGTCCCATGGGCAGTCCCTCATGGCCTTCTTCAGATCTCGATACAAGATCAAGGGGGTGTATTTCCTCGATGAGCCGGAAACCGCACTTTCTCCCAAAAGCCAGCTCGAGCTGGCGGCCCTGCTCAAGGAGATGAGCTGTGCGGGTCATGCCCAGTTCGTCATTGCGACACACTCACCCATATTGCTGGCGTGTCCCGGAGCCGCCATCTACTCTTTCGATTCCGTACCGGTTTCTAACATAGCGTATGAAGACACCGATCACTATCGGATCTACAAAGCCTTTTTGGAGGATGCAAGCCGGTTCTTGGGCTAG
- a CDS encoding radical SAM protein, translating to MDVGKVVGRVGVMEEVASAFKISYHKHKLESYLRGEHIFPATLELDITSQCTRTCDDCPMSRGAGSHSLSMEFIENLFASLEGQTKGLLVTGGEPTMSPDFPNILKRARERGFSEIAIVTNGSFLDQEPVADALLAHASTIRVSLYDWGTKSCVGVEPVLKRIEWLRKRIDAQGSDLQVGASALTSKDRTAILPELAESVRSAGAHWIYFHPMCTGWNLGCPARVDQEGVLENVERYRRNLKNGFDAFISRYRYVETELDFSEYHAAHFLLVIGSDGVNYLGPEVKYQPHHKLADLNSARFNGFLRRKDRLERIRSVNSQSYGALHSRHRGVLYNDYIEKLKQDARPVSDETVSGTKARFRFPHIL from the coding sequence ATGGATGTTGGAAAGGTTGTAGGGAGAGTAGGCGTTATGGAAGAAGTGGCATCGGCTTTCAAGATTTCATATCACAAGCATAAACTTGAATCCTACCTGAGGGGAGAACATATCTTTCCGGCCACATTGGAGCTGGATATCACCAGTCAATGCACAAGGACTTGTGATGACTGCCCCATGAGCCGGGGCGCGGGCTCCCATTCCCTCAGCATGGAATTCATCGAGAATCTATTTGCATCCCTGGAAGGACAGACCAAAGGCCTCCTGGTTACGGGCGGAGAACCCACCATGTCCCCGGATTTTCCGAATATCCTCAAGAGAGCCCGAGAGCGGGGATTTTCGGAGATCGCGATCGTGACCAACGGCAGTTTTCTGGATCAGGAACCGGTTGCCGACGCCCTCTTAGCGCATGCCTCGACGATTCGCGTCTCCTTGTACGATTGGGGGACGAAGTCCTGCGTCGGCGTCGAGCCGGTCCTCAAGCGGATCGAGTGGCTTCGTAAACGGATTGACGCGCAAGGGAGCGATCTGCAGGTGGGAGCCAGCGCCCTCACCTCGAAGGACCGGACGGCCATCCTCCCCGAGCTTGCCGAGTCCGTGCGTTCGGCCGGGGCCCACTGGATCTATTTTCATCCCATGTGCACCGGATGGAACTTGGGTTGCCCCGCCCGGGTAGACCAGGAGGGCGTGCTCGAGAACGTCGAGAGATACCGGCGAAACCTGAAAAATGGCTTTGATGCGTTCATCTCACGATACAGATACGTGGAGACGGAGCTGGATTTCAGCGAGTACCACGCCGCGCATTTTCTGCTGGTCATCGGTTCCGACGGAGTGAATTACCTCGGGCCCGAGGTCAAGTATCAGCCGCACCATAAGCTTGCGGACTTGAATAGCGCTCGTTTCAACGGTTTTCTTCGTCGGAAGGACCGACTGGAACGCATCCGATCCGTGAACAGCCAATCCTATGGCGCCCTTCACAGCAGACACAGGGGAGTGTTATACAACGATTACATTGAAAAACTGAAACAGGACGCCCGGCCTGTCTCCGATGAAACTGTTTCGGGAACGAAGGCCCGATTCCGGTTTCCCCATATTCTTTAA
- a CDS encoding thioredoxin family protein has translation MACSDEIWVIGTEPPCPRCDYLYHMVHDLVNQLDLPLRIRHLAYTEAEAKEFAQSLGLQPGTAKDVAAKAGIEMDWDGVYQLIERSREPISDSGAETCCPTGPGAKWTPELDEALRPCEEKAPGAGIMMTPVLILAGRLYHQGSVPPRERVLSWIEEAFNRDAAMKPRSCVIEVLGPGCKNCETLYRNVFKALDRLGFTDRVQVKKRTDVDYFMEKGVYMTPGLVIDGEVVSKGKTLNPEQILEILSGRISA, from the coding sequence TTGCCCGCGTTGCGATTACCTGTATCATATGGTCCATGATCTGGTAAATCAACTGGATCTTCCGCTGAGAATAAGGCACCTGGCGTATACGGAAGCCGAGGCGAAGGAGTTCGCCCAATCGTTGGGGCTCCAACCGGGAACGGCAAAAGATGTGGCCGCAAAAGCAGGCATCGAGATGGACTGGGACGGAGTCTATCAACTGATTGAACGTTCCAGGGAACCGATCAGTGATTCCGGCGCCGAAACCTGCTGCCCGACCGGCCCGGGCGCAAAATGGACTCCCGAACTGGACGAGGCGCTGCGTCCTTGTGAGGAAAAGGCGCCCGGCGCGGGGATTATGATGACCCCGGTCCTGATCCTGGCCGGACGACTCTATCATCAAGGAAGCGTTCCCCCCAGGGAACGGGTCTTGTCCTGGATTGAAGAGGCGTTCAACCGAGATGCGGCGATGAAACCTCGCTCGTGCGTGATAGAAGTTCTCGGTCCCGGCTGCAAAAACTGCGAGACCCTTTACCGGAATGTGTTCAAGGCGCTGGATAGGCTGGGGTTCACCGACCGCGTCCAAGTCAAGAAGCGAACGGACGTCGATTACTTCATGGAAAAGGGCGTTTATATGACGCCGGGACTGGTGATCGACGGTGAGGTCGTTTCCAAGGGCAAGACATTGAACCCGGAGCAAATTCTGGAAATCTTGAGCGGAAGAATATCTGCGTGA